One segment of Rosa chinensis cultivar Old Blush chromosome 6, RchiOBHm-V2, whole genome shotgun sequence DNA contains the following:
- the LOC112171615 gene encoding uncharacterized protein LOC112171615: MSCSGRARPITGSGQWANIPRPSPARYSNVLGSCRTVFKRAGPVPCLCLAARLAPQGDLMGTAEDSSAEQGDDFTPRIGNDYQAMIPPLREGTILSIEEAEDIFPPCSVIEKYTFLLGLYIFGKNLSLVTRFVGNKNMKEIQALYYGEFYASDEYRRWSEWGKWRGKRCMFGEKLFTYCRLKELLSRLLPCVSKRCQDVLMEISRNFIKEKISFEDYIFKLKDSVGLLLLIEAVGIGKEGKENLTSTAFEPISSGKDWSSVTPAEILKFLTSFKRLRKARMNARWKAFFWEAVWPRLLTRGWQSQQLKSRRMRRSLNTSLIFLVPTSSKTCTNKFSWRLVKGTHYHVSVKNMLKTVASDPSVLALGNEESADPNLPKKEVRRFLDPCRGSSSRNGITFTTVDTSTLHGTEQNKVTELKSLPVQPASLTPPSNLLSATEEDGSVSVDTGMNHNITDPARSHEESSCRTENISDVDEFQSQSNLPCQREGPEFQVHPQYSSSSIYVEKGGPSTINNEGSVTDNFLHREPSPGTAQARIFIDLNVSYVPPHVGRDEPFTADTKKSMDDSYANKSSIVPETGQQEVEEVEVYEVGASVEEQQPVANSQRKSTRSRPLTKKAWEALENEFSGTKRKRRG, from the exons atgtcgtgctcgggccgtgccaggcccattacgggctcgggccaATGGGctaatattcctaggcccagcccggcccgttattctaacgtgctcggatCATGCCGGACAGTttttaagcgtgccgggcccgtgccgtgcttgTGCTTAGCGGCTCGTTTGGCACCTCAGG GTGATCTCATGGGGACTGCGGAGGATAGTTCTGCAGAGCAAGGTGATGATTTCACTCCTCGAATTGGTAATGACTATCAAGCAATGATTCCACCCCTGCGTGAAGGGACTATATTAAGTATTGAAGAAGCAGAAGACATATTTCCACCTTGCAGTGTTATTGAAAAGTATACATTTCTCCTTGGACTATATATATTTGGGAAAAATCTTAGCCTGGTGACGAGATTTGTTGGAAATAAAAACATGAAGGAAATTCAAGCTCTCTACTATGGAGAGTTCTATGCTTCTGATGAATATAGAAGATGGTCAGAGTGGGGAAAGTGGAGAGGTAAACGCTGTATGTTTGGGGAAAAACTATTTACATATTGTAGGCTGAAGGAATTGTTGTCCCGGTTGTTGCCATGTGTGTCGAAGCGATGCCAAGATGTGTTGATGGAG ATTTCTAGAAATTTTATTAAGGAAAAGATTTCCTTTGAAGACTACATATTCAAGTTGAAGGATTCTGTTGGTCTTCTCTTGCTTATTGAAGCAGTTGGTATTGGAAAAGAAGGGAAGGAAAACCTTACAAGCACTGCTTTTGAGCCAATATCGTCTGGCAAAGATTGGTCCTCTGTTACACCTGCAGAAATTCTTAAGTTTCTAACAAGCTTCAAGCGGTTAAGGAAAGCTCGAATGAATGCTCGATGGAAAGCTTTTTTCTGGGAAGCTGTTTGGCCCCGTCTATTAACAAGAGGATGGCAATCCCAGCAACTAAAGAGTCGTCGCATGAGACGCAGTCTGAATACGTCTTTGATATTTCTTGTACCAACAAGTTCGAAAACTTGTACCAACAAGTTTTCATGGAGACTAGTGAAAGGTACTCATTATCATGTCTCGGTCAAAAATATGTTGAAGACTGTTGCATCGGACCCAAGTGTCCTTGCGCTCGGTAATGAAGAATCTGCTGATCCTAACTTGCCAAAGAAGGAAGTACGCCGGTTCCTCGATCCATGCAGAGGAAGTAGTAGTAGAAATGGAATTACGTTTACGACAGTGGATACTAGTACTCTTCATGGAACAGAACAAAACAAGGTGACAGAACTGAAGAGTTTACCTGTTCAACCTGCCAGTTTAACTCCTCCCTCTAATCTTCTTAGTGCCACCGAAGAAGATGGCAGTGTTTCTGTGGATACTGGAATGAACCATAACATTACCGATCCTGCTCGCAGTCATGAAGAGTCAAGCTGCAGAACTGAAAATATATCTGATGTTGATGAGTTCCAAAGCCAATCAAACTTGCCATGTCAAAGGGAGGGGCCGGAATTTCAAGTGCATCCACAATACTCATCATCCTCAATTTATGTTGAAAAAGGTGGCCCTAGTACTATTAACAATGAAGGCAGTGTCACTGACAATTTCCTCCATAGAGAACCATCTCCAGGAACTGCTCAAGCTCGAATATTCATCGACTTGAATGTTTCGTATGTTCCCCCACATGTGGGAAGAGATGAACCCTTCACCGCGGACACAAAGAAAAGTATGGAtgattcatatgcaaacaagtCATCAATTGTGCCTGAAACAGGACAGCaggaggtggaggaggtggaggtttATGAAGTTGGGGCTAGTGTAGAAGAGCAGCAGCCTGTTGCTAACAGCCAGAGGAAAAGCACAAGGAGCCGTCCGCTGACGAAAAAAGCCTGGGAAGCTCTTGAAAATGAATTCAGCggtacaaagaggaagagaagaggGTAA